A stretch of the Bradyrhizobium arachidis genome encodes the following:
- a CDS encoding hemin uptake protein HemP translates to MSATSGDEIGDAGREADGPCAAAKTLIMQGNRIDSRDLFAAEREIIIAHGEDKYRLRLTSQNKLILTK, encoded by the coding sequence ATGTCAGCAACTTCCGGAGACGAGATCGGCGACGCCGGAAGGGAGGCGGATGGCCCTTGCGCAGCTGCAAAGACCCTGATCATGCAGGGCAATCGCATCGACAGCCGCGACCTGTTCGCCGCCGAGCGCGAGATCATCATCGCGCATGGCGAGGACAAGTATCGCCTGCGCCTGACGTCGCAAAACAAGCTCATCCTCACGAAGTAA
- a CDS encoding hemin ABC transporter substrate-binding protein, with product MTICRMLMRIMLVGGLALGAAAHADGITVHDARNRDIAINDAARTVSIGGAITEILYALGLDGRLVGIDTTSLYPPAALREKPNVGYMRQISAEGVLGLNPTLILAVQGSGPRETMDVLETAKVPLVLVPETFSEQGLLEKIRLVGHAMGVDARAECLSTAVASDLTQLRELRARVTKPVRVMFVMSLLNGRAMVAGRKTAADEIIQLAGAANAVSDYDGYKPMGDEAIVAAKPDVVLSIERGADSLQADAIYAHPAFALTPAAGAKAFIAMDGLYLLGFGPRTAAAARDLSLKLYPALAGQSGSFASAVLSANCRQ from the coding sequence ATGACAATTTGTCGCATGCTCATGCGTATCATGCTGGTCGGCGGCCTTGCACTCGGGGCGGCTGCACACGCCGACGGCATCACCGTGCATGATGCGCGCAACCGTGACATCGCGATCAACGACGCGGCGCGCACGGTGTCGATCGGCGGCGCCATCACCGAGATCCTCTATGCGCTGGGGTTAGACGGCCGGCTGGTCGGGATCGACACCACCAGCCTTTATCCGCCGGCTGCGCTGCGCGAAAAGCCCAATGTCGGCTACATGCGCCAGATCTCCGCCGAGGGCGTGCTCGGTCTCAATCCCACGCTGATCCTGGCGGTGCAGGGCTCCGGCCCGCGCGAGACCATGGACGTGCTCGAGACCGCAAAGGTGCCGCTGGTACTGGTGCCCGAGACGTTCTCCGAGCAGGGACTCTTGGAAAAAATCCGGCTGGTCGGCCACGCCATGGGCGTCGATGCCCGCGCCGAATGCCTGAGTACGGCGGTTGCCTCCGATCTCACGCAATTGCGCGAGCTGCGCGCCAGGGTGACGAAGCCGGTGCGCGTGATGTTCGTGATGTCGCTCCTCAACGGCCGCGCCATGGTCGCCGGACGCAAGACCGCGGCCGACGAGATCATCCAGCTCGCCGGTGCGGCCAATGCGGTGTCCGACTATGACGGCTACAAGCCGATGGGCGACGAAGCCATCGTCGCGGCCAAGCCCGACGTCGTGCTGTCGATCGAGCGCGGCGCGGATTCGCTCCAGGCCGACGCGATCTATGCCCATCCGGCGTTCGCGCTGACGCCCGCGGCGGGCGCCAAAGCCTTCATCGCGATGGATGGCCTTTATCTGCTCGGCTTCGGCCCGCGCACCGCGGCCGCCGCGCGCGACCTCTCGCTCAAACTCTATCCGGCGCTGGCGGGGCAGTCGGGCTCGTTCGCATCTGCCGTGCTCTCGGCCAATTGCCGGCAATGA